The Fusarium graminearum PH-1 chromosome 2, whole genome shotgun sequence genome includes a region encoding these proteins:
- a CDS encoding ATP-dependent RNA helicase HAS1, with the protein MDFASSKKRKFKDANGVKPSKGKKSSSIPDKKSKKVKRAEPEPHDEPEDDSSDEEEQALKEVEDESDQADEDVEAANSAEEEEEEGGDEDNAENNTDLPNGGQLTLPPVAGAEAQSFEELKLSEKTMKAINEMKFTKMTEIQRRGIPPSLAGRDVLGAAKTGSGKTLAFLIPVIEMLSSLRFKPRNGTGVIVVSPTRELALQIFGVARELMAHHSQTYGIVIGGANRRAEAEKLAKGVNLLIATPGRLLDHLQNTPFVFKNLKSLVIDEADRILEIGFEDEMRQIIKVLPKEDRQTMLFSATQTTKVEDLARISLRPGPLYINVDEEKQYSTVEGLEQGYIICETDMRFLLLFSFLKRNLKKKIIVFFSSCACVKYHAELLNYIDLPVLDLHGKQKQQKRTNTFFEFCNAKQGTLICTDVAARGLDIPSVDWIIQFDPPDDPRDYIHRVGRTARGSNNKGRSLMFLQPNELGFLSHLKAARVPVAEFNFPTKKIINVQSQLEKLISQNYYLNKSAKDGYRSYMHAYASHSLRSVFDINKLDLAKVAKSFGFTQPPRVDITLGASMSRDKKQQGRRAYGSQPRQNQGNKFTR; encoded by the exons ATGGATTtcgccagcagcaagaagcgTAAGTTCAAGGACGCCAATGGTGTCAAGCCTTCAAAAGGAAAGAAGTCTTCTTCTATTCCCGacaagaagtcaaagaaagtCAAGCGCGCCGAACCCGAGCCCCACGATGAGCCCGAAGACGATTCTtccgacgaggaagagcaggcTCTGAAGGAGGTCGAGGACGAGAGCGACCAAGCCgatgaggatgtcgaggctGCGAATTCTgcggaagaggaggaggaggagggcgGTGACGAAGACAACGCCGAAAACAACACAGATTTGCCTAATGGTGGACAGCTCACATTACCCCCGGTTGCTGGCGCTGAGGCGCAATCAttcgaggagctcaagcttTCCGAGAAGACCATGAAGGCCATCAACGAGATGAAGTTCACCAAGATGACTGAGATTCAGAGGAGAGGTATCCCCCCTTCTCTGGCTGGTCGCGATGTTCTCGGTGCTGCCAAGACTGGTTCTGGAAAGActttggccttcttgatTCCTGTCATTGAGATGCTGAGCTCTCTACGCTTCAAGCCCCGCAACGGTACCGGTGTCATTGTTGTTTCTCCCACACGCGAGTTGGCCCTTCAGATCTTCGGTGTTGCCCGTGAACTCATGGCGCACCACTCTCAAACATACGGTATTGTCATTGGAGGCGCAAACCGCCGCGCTGAGGCCGAAAAGCTCGCCAAGGGTGTCAACTTGCTTATCGCCACCCCTGGTCGACTACTCGATCATCTTCAAAACACACCCTTCGTtttcaagaacctcaagtCTCTTGTTATTGACGAGGCCGACCGAATCCTCGAGATTGGTTTCGAAGATGAAATGAGacagatcatcaaggtccttCCTAAGGAGGACCGACAGACTATGCTCTTCTCCGCTACTCAAACAACCAAGGTCGAGGATCTCGCTCGTATCTCACTGCGACCTGGTCCCCTATACATCAACGTcgacgaggagaagcagTACAGTACCGTGGAGGGTCTCGAGCAGGGCTACATCATTTGCGAAACCGACATGCGATTCCTTCTACTTTTCAGTTTCCTCAAGCgcaacctcaagaagaagatcattGTGTTCTTTAGTAGCTGCGCTTGTGTGAAATACCATGCCGAACTCCTCAACTACATCGATCTTCCCGTTCTTGACCTCCACggcaagcagaagcagcagaagcGAACCAACACCTTCTTCGAGTTCTGTAACGCTAAGCAGGGCACCCTGATCTGCACTGATGTTGCCGCTCGTGGCCTCGAC ATTCCTTCTGTTGACTGGATTATCCAGTTCGACCCTCCGGATGACCCTCGCGACTACATTCACCGTGTCGGTCGAACCGCTCGaggcagcaacaacaagggtCGATCCCTTATGTTCCTTCAGCCCAACGAGCTCGGCTTCTTGTCGCATCTCAAGGCCGCTCGTGTTCCCGTCGCCGAGTTCAACTTCCCCACCAAGAAGATTATCAACGTTCAGTCTCAActcgagaagctcatcagccaGAACTACTACCTGAACAAGAGCGCCAAGGACGGTTACCGCAGCTACATGCACGCCTACGCTTCGCACTCGCTGCGCAGCGTCTTTGACATCAACAAATTGGATCTTGCCAAGGTCGCCAAGAGCTTCGGTTTCACGCAGCCTCCTCGTGTTGATATCACTCTCGGTGCTAGTATGAGCAGagacaagaagcagcaggGCCGCAGGGCGTACGGCAGCCAGCCACGACAAAACCAGGGTAACAAGTTCACCAGGTAA